The genomic DNA ATTATTTTAACTCTATAGAATATATAAAATTCAAAGATGGAAGTATATACAATTTATTAAATGAAAAATTTATAGTCGCCACCAACGAAAATGATAGAATATTTCTGACAAATTTAGATGATGAAATTAACGGGCTTGATGGAGACGACGTAATCAATGGGCAAGGCGGCAATGATATCTTGATTGGAGGCAAGGGCAATGATAGGCTTGATGGTGGAGACGACAACGACACTCTAATCGGCAGTGAAGGGAACGATACGCTTTACGGAGAAGAGGGCAATGACGTTTTAACCGGGGGGATTGGTGACGATATCCTAAAAGGTGGCAACGGAAACGATATTTATATCTTTAATAAGGGCGATGGTAATGATATCATAGACGACGAAAATGGCAAAGATACTATTAAATTTAATGATTTTAATGCCGATGATGTAATCTTAAAAAGAGAATTTAATAATTTAATCATAAGCTCTAAAATCTCCAATGATGTTATAACTATCAGCGGCTTTTTTCATGCGCATAGTGAATATGAGTATGCCATAGAAAATATCCTTTTTAAAGACGGCTCTATTTGGGACTATAAAACTATACTTGATAATTCGGCCATAAAAGGAACCCAAGGTGACGATAAAATCTGCCTTGGCAATGAAGATGATAATTTTAACGCCCTAGGTGGAGATGATGAAATTTATGGAGAAGGCGGCAATGATACTATAATCGGCGGGGATGGCAATGATAAACTTGATGGCGGCGCAGGAAATGACATCCTTTATGGAAATAAAGGAGATGATATTCTAAGTGGCAGCGAAGGAGATGATATTTTAAATGGCGGAGAAGATAATGATAAGCTTTATGGTATGATAGGAGACGATACCATCATTGGGGAAAGCGGCAACGATATACTTGGTGGAGGCAATGGTAACGATATCTTAAACGGCGGATCAGGTTACGATCTTCTTGACGGTGGCGAAGGTAATGATATCTTAATCGGCGATAAAAATGACGATACCCTCAATGGCGGATACGGCGATGATACTTATATCTTTAATAAAGGCGATGGCAACGACACTATAACTGACAATCAAGGAGCCGATACTATTAAATTCGGCGAAGGAATTGGCAAAGAGGATCTCATCGTCAAAAGAGTTGCAAGAATGGATGATCGTACTGGACGAAAGGAATATTCGGATATAGCCATATTCTTTAAAAATTCCCCAAATGATTCCATCACTATGCAAAACGTTATCGATAGCAACAAAAATAGAGATAACAACATAATAGAGAATTTTGAATTTGCTAATGGCGAGAAGCTGAGCTTCGAAGATATCAAAAAGCTATCTTTGATTGGTACCGACAATAACGAGAACATTGTAGGTTATGTTCATACACACAATATTATCAAAGGAGAAGGCGGAGACGATAAGCTTTACGGTCAAGGCTGGAATGATACTATGTATGGCGGAGACGGCAACGACCTAATCGAGGGCGGTAGCGGCAACGATACCTTAATAGGAGATAGGGGCAACGATACTCTAAATGGCGGTATAGGAGACGATACTTACATATTCAATAAAGGTGACGGCAATGATATAATAGAAGATAACGATGGGGTAGATACTCTTAAATTCGGTGAAGGCATACAAAAAGAGGATCTAATTGTTTCAACTAATATCAATCAGAAGTGGTCTTATTTAAATAATGCAACAGATATAATCATTAAATTTAAACATAATGAAGCCGATTCTATAACTTTAAAAAATGTTCTTACTGAAAATAAAACCAGAATTAATGGCGCCATAGAGAATTTTGAATTTGCTAATGGAGAAAAATTAAGCTTTGAAGATATCAAGCAATTATCTCTTGTGGGTACTAATGAAGGAGAAACAATAAAGGGCTTTGAAGATTCAAACAATACTCTTATAGGTAATGGTGGAAATGATTGGCTTTACGGAGATGAGAAGAATGATATTTTAATCGGTGGAGAAGGAGATGATCATTTAAGAGGCAACGAAGGAGACGATACCTATATCTATAATATCGGCGATGGCAACGATACAGTCCATGATTATGAAGGAGAAGATATCATAAAATTTGGTAAAGGTATAAACAAGGAAGATATCATTGTAACTAAAGGCGAAGTAAAATATGATAGTTATACAAGATCAAGGTATCAAGATTTAGTTATATCACTTAAAGGAGAGCAAGGAAGTATATCTATGGAGTATATTATATCCGAAGACGGCGGTATCTATGAAAAATACTCACATAAAACATTAGTATTTGAAAATGGAGACAAATTAAGCTTTGACGATATTTTAAACCTATCTTTAATCGGAAACGATGAGAACAATGATATATACGGGTATAGCCATCGCGATAATATTTTAGAAGGAAATGGCGGGGATGATACCCTTTGTGGAAATAGCGGCAATGATACCTTAATCGGAGGAGATGGTAATGATGGATTAAATGGAGAAAAAGGTAATGATATTCTAATCGGAGAAAGAGGAAACGATAATCTATACGGTGGCAGCGGAGATGATACCTATGTATATAATAAAGGCGATGGAGTAGATTATATTTACGACATTGAGGGTAACGATACTTTAAAATTTGGCAAGGGCATTAAGAAAGAAGATCTGGTAGTATCAGTATCAAAAAATAAAGAGAAGTTGAGCCAATATGATGATACTCATAGAGTAATGGATATTAAGATAGGGTTTAAAAATAATGATACCGACGCCGTTTTTCTTAGAGGAAATATTATAGATAAATGCAGCAATAAAGATTTGACTATAGAAAATTTCGAATTTGAAAACGGCGATAAGCTAAACTTTGAGGATATTAAAAAATTAGCATTGACGGGTGATGATA from uncultured Campylobacter sp. includes the following:
- a CDS encoding calcium-binding protein, with the translated sequence MDDIGNNVIKFGEGINKEDLVINRSPYNETSIKFFFKNNTNDSIDVNSIDTLSIEFANGDKLGFKEMKKLPLFGSDANDTIHGFLSNRNTFIGNGGNDILEGEYGDDIYIFNKGDGRDTIVDYGGGIDVIKLNDFNYSDIEIKRDGNNLVINSKISDDSITIRKFYLLEEQYYFNSIEYIKFKDGSIYNLLNEKFIVATNENDRIFLTNLDDEINGLDGDDVINGQGGNDILIGGKGNDRLDGGDDNDTLIGSEGNDTLYGEEGNDVLTGGIGDDILKGGNGNDIYIFNKGDGNDIIDDENGKDTIKFNDFNADDVILKREFNNLIISSKISNDVITISGFFHAHSEYEYAIENILFKDGSIWDYKTILDNSAIKGTQGDDKICLGNEDDNFNALGGDDEIYGEGGNDTIIGGDGNDKLDGGAGNDILYGNKGDDILSGSEGDDILNGGEDNDKLYGMIGDDTIIGESGNDILGGGNGNDILNGGSGYDLLDGGEGNDILIGDKNDDTLNGGYGDDTYIFNKGDGNDTITDNQGADTIKFGEGIGKEDLIVKRVARMDDRTGRKEYSDIAIFFKNSPNDSITMQNVIDSNKNRDNNIIENFEFANGEKLSFEDIKKLSLIGTDNNENIVGYVHTHNIIKGEGGDDKLYGQGWNDTMYGGDGNDLIEGGSGNDTLIGDRGNDTLNGGIGDDTYIFNKGDGNDIIEDNDGVDTLKFGEGIQKEDLIVSTNINQKWSYLNNATDIIIKFKHNEADSITLKNVLTENKTRINGAIENFEFANGEKLSFEDIKQLSLVGTNEGETIKGFEDSNNTLIGNGGNDWLYGDEKNDILIGGEGDDHLRGNEGDDTYIYNIGDGNDTVHDYEGEDIIKFGKGINKEDIIVTKGEVKYDSYTRSRYQDLVISLKGEQGSISMEYIISEDGGIYEKYSHKTLVFENGDKLSFDDILNLSLIGNDENNDIYGYSHRDNILEGNGGDDTLCGNSGNDTLIGGDGNDGLNGEKGNDILIGERGNDNLYGGSGDDTYVYNKGDGVDYIYDIEGNDTLKFGKGIKKEDLVVSVSKNKEKLSQYDDTHRVMDIKIGFKNNDTDAVFLRGNIIDKCSNKDLTIENFEFENGDKLNFEDIKKLALTGDDTNNLLYGYDDINNVMNGLGGDDEIQGGELNDTIYGGTGNDTISGDEGDDTIYGGEGNDTINGGSGDDIIEGGKGDDVIKGGWGDDTYIFNKGDGNDTIADYGDTDTLQLGEGITKEDIIVKHIPEGTIIKFKNSKNDSISFGRFGIKRIKFFNGEELDTEGIEKLALIGTDEADTIFGNSDQDNLIIGGKGYDILYGSYSGNNTFIYNKGDGADTIYAGTRENRIKFAQGIGKEDLLAGRCVNTDARDYDENNKTYDNLKISFRNSAGDSIMLSDIIKYNRNAQEIQTFEFANDDKLGFDDIKRLSLIGTDKNEELHGYNDMDNEIKGGNRNDILIGGNGVNNILEGSGGNDTLRGCYDIYGNPGISMDDKNTFVFSRGDGNDTIENFKDNDLVKFKDIGSSEVKFNLNLIDHSLLISDKLSNSSILIKDHNVKINLKFQFKDGKILGSDFIDKQAKPIGDANTMVGGRENNTFEYAGGIKNIADLGGYDKVIFKKPGNRIYYSSDEVNLKISTTPIDANNKDVLEVKGFFSNKNSIVEEFQINSYWNIKAQDIYKAFGKTYIANAKPTALAMDANMSMNNKDQISPLSKSSGDSSNSKSGWDMILGSGDKNELKAIVSKFYNDVDLNTSEFNSALSPSGIANLDSVSGISKEEALKGNAFLSQDTVNKIIEQLNIYADNSEALEFNPRDIRKDDMQVYMS